GTACGTATGACGTCGAACGTTATACGTATTACTTGGATGACTCCCGGCTGGGTTCCGGGCAGAAGGGGGCGGACATGGCCGCGGGATACGCGGAGCTGCTCAGGACCCGGCACGCCGCGAGGCTGCTGGCGGGCACGCTCGTCGGCCGCCTGCCGAACGCGACCGCGGCGATCGCGATCGTGCTGTTCACGCGGGCCGAAGGGGGCAGCTACAGCCTCGCGGGCGCCCTCGCCGCGGTCTACGGCGTGGCGAACGCGGTGGGCCAGCCGCTGCTCGGCCGCGCCGTGGACCTGTTCGGGCAGCCGCGGGTGCAGCTGCCGGCCGCGGTGCTCTCGGCGCTGGGCATGGCGTGGCTCGCGTTCGCGGGTACCGGGTCGGCGGCGGCCGCGTACGGGGCCGTGGTCGTCGGAGGGTTCTTCGCGCCGCCGCTGGAGGGCGGGCTGCGGGCGCTGTGGCCTTCGGTGCTCGGCGGCAAGGAGGAGCGGGTGCACGCCGCGTACGCGATGGACGCGGTGGCGCAGGAGATCATGTACACGGTCGGGCCGCTGCTCGTGACGCTGTGCGTCTCGCTGTGGGACCCGGCGGGGGCGCTGCTGGTGATCCATGCGCTCGGTGTCCTGGGGGCGCTGTCCGTGGTGGTCTGCGAGCCCTCGCGGACGTGGCGTTCGGAGCCGCGCGAGGCGCACTGGCTGGGTGCGCTGCGCTCGCCGGGGCTGCGGGCGCTGCTGGGGGCGTTCTTCTTCGTGGGCATGGCGCTGGGTTCGATCACGGTGGCGGGTCTGGCGTACGCCGATGGCCACGGGGGCCAGTCGGTGTACGGCTGGCTGATGGCGGCGCTGGGTCTGGGCGCGCTGGCCGGCGGGGTGCTGTACGGGGCGCGGCAGTGGGCGGGTGCGCCGGAGCGGCGGCTGCGGCTGATCGTGGCGCTGCTGGCGGTGTGCTACCTGCCGCTGGTGCTGGTTCCGGGGCCGGTGGCGATGACGGCGCTGTCGGCGCTGGCGGGTGTGTTCCTGGCGCCCGCGCTGGCGTGTGCGTTCATCGTCGTGGACCGTCATGCTCCGGCGGGGACGGTGACGGAGGCGTTCTCGTGGCTGGTGACGTTCTTCGGGGTGGGTGCGGCGATCGGTACGGCTGCGGCGGGGCCGGCGGTGGAACTGGGCGGTACGGCGAGCGGGTTCGGCGTGGCGTGTGTCGCGGGTGCGTCGGCGCTGCTGGTGCTGACGCTCACTCAGCGCGTCATGGCCGCTCCCGGCCGGACCCGTACGGTGGCGGGCTCGCCGTCGGGATCCGCGGCGGACGCGGATGCGGGCCCGGGTGCGGACGCGGGCGAGCGTGCAGGCGGGGGCGGTGCGGAAGGCCGGGTGGACGGCCCGGTCGAGCGGCTTGTCGACAACTGATCGAAACGGCGTTCACGAACCCGGTTTCAGAACAGTGCAGAAGGCGTAATGTTCAGTCATGGACCGCCGCATTTTCGGGCTGGAGAACGAGTACGGCGTCACGTGCACGTTCAGGGGACAGCGCCGACTGTCTCCTGACGAAGTGGCGCGCTACCTCTTCCGCCGTGTTGTGTCATGGGGCCGCAGCAGCAATGTCTTCCTGCGGAACGGCGCCCGTCTGTACCTCGACGTGGGTTCGCATCCGGAATATGCAACTCCCGAATGCGACAACGTGACCGAACTGGTCACGCACGACAAGGCGGGCGAGCGCATTCTCGAAGGCCTGCTCGTCGATGCCGAACGCCGCCTGCACGAGGAGGGAATCGCGGGCGACGTCTATCTCTTCAAGAACAACACCGACTCGGCCGGCAACTCGTACGGCTGTCACGAGAACTATCTCGTGGCCCGGCACGGAGAATTCTCCCGCCTGGCGGACATTCTCATTCCGTTCCTCGTCACGCGGCAGCTGATCTGCGGCGCGGGCAAGGTGTTGCAGACCCCCCGGGGTGCGGTCTACTGCGTGAGCCAGCGGGCCGAGCACATCTGGGAGGGCGTCAGCTCCGCGACGACCCGGTCCCGGCCGATCATCAACACGCGGGACGAGCCGCACGCGGACGCCGAGCGGTACCGCCGCCTGCACGTGATCGTCGGGGACTCGAACATGTCCGAGACGACCATGCTGCTCAAGGTGGGGGCCACCGACCTGGTGCTGCGCATGATCGAGGCGGGCACGGTGATGCGGGACCTGACCCTGGAGAACCCGATCCGGGCGATCCGCGAGGTCAGCCACGACATCACGGGCCAGCGCAAGGTGCGCCTCGCGAGCGGCCGGGAGGCCTCGGCGCTGGAGATCCAGCGCGAGTACTACGACAAGGCCGTGGACTTCGCCGAGCGCCGGGGGATCCGTACCGGCACGGTGGACCAGGTGCTGGAGCTGTGGGGCCGCACCCTCGACGCGATCGACGCGGAGGACCTGGACCGGATCGGGACCGAGATCGACTGGGTCATGAAGCACCAGCTGATCGAGCGGTACCGGGCCAAGCACGGTATGACCATGTCGAACCCGCGGGTCGCTCAGATAGACCTCGCGTACCACGACATCCACCGCCGGCGCGGGCTGTACTACCTGCTGGAGCGCAAGGGGCAGGCGGCGCGGATCTGCAACGACCTGAAGATCTTCGAGGGCAAGTCGGTGCCCCCGCAGACCACGCGGGCGCGGCTGCGCGGCGATTTCATCCGCCGGGCGCAGGAGCAGCGGCGGGACTTCACGGTGGACTGGGTGCACCTCAAGCTCAACGACCAGGCGCAGCGGACCGTGCTGTGCAAGGACCCGTTCCGGTCGGTGGACGACCGGGTGGAGAAGCTGATCGCCGGGATGTGACATCGCGCCGATCTTGGTAGGGCCCCGTACGGATCTCGTACGGGGCCCTCTGCACGCCTTAGAGTGGCGACGACCGCCAGCCGTCTGAGATCTGAGGAACCTGTGCGCCGACTTGCCGGCCTGCTTGTCGTACCCCTTCTGCTGCTGTCGACAGCAGCCTGTGGCGACAGCGGCTCCGACTCCGCCGAGATGAAGAACGGGGCGCCCGCGATCACCAAGGGTGCCAAGTTCGGTGAGACCCCGACCCTGTCCAAGGGCAAGGGCGACCCGCCGAAGGAGCTGAAGGTGGTGACCGTCAGCGAGGGCACCGGCCCGGTGCTGAAGAAGGGCGACGTCGCCCAGGTCAACTACTACGGCCAGGTGTGGGACGCCAAGGAGCCGTTCGACCAGAGCTTCGGCAAGGGCAAGCCGTTCGAGGTGACCATCGGCGCCGGGATGGTCATCAAGGGCTGGGACCAGGGCCTCGAGGGCAAGAAGGTCGGCAGCCGCCTCGAGCTGGTGATCCCGCCGGACCTCGGTTACGGCGACAAGGGCTCCGGCGACAAGATCAAGCCGAATGCCACGCTGGTCTTCGTCGTGGACATCGTCAAGGCCACCTCGGTCCCGGCCTCGGCCACGGGCAAGGAGGTCGCGCAGGACAACAAGGACCTGCCGAAGGTCGGTACGAACACGGACGGCAAGGAAGTCTCCGTGACCGTTCCGAAGGACACCACGCCGCCGGCCAAGCTGGTCTCGAACTACGTGCTGGAGGCTGACGGCCCGGCCGTCAAGGACACCGACAGCGTCATCGTCAAGTTCAACGGCAAGACGTGGAAGGACGACAAGACCTTCGAAAGCACGTACGCCACCGACCAGACGGTGACGTGGCCGATGGACCAGCTCTCGGTCAAGGGTCTCAAGGACGGCCTGCTCGGCAAGAAGGTCGGCAGCCGCATCCTGCTGGTCATCCCGCCGGACCAGGGGTTCGGCGACAAGGAGCAGGGCACCATCCCGGCGAACTCGACGCTGGTCTTCAGCCTCGACATCCTCGCCGTGATGTAAGACTGTCCCAGTTGACCTGATTCGTTTTTGAGGAGCAGTTCCGTGAGCAACCAGCTCGAGAAGCCCGAGATCGACTTCCCCGAGGGCCCGGTCCCGGCCGACCTCGTCATCGAGGACATCTGGGAGGGCGACGGCGCCGAGGCCACGGCCGGCAACAAGGTCTCCGTCCACTACGTGGGCGTGGCCTTCTCCACCGGTGAGGAGTTCGACGCGTCCTGGAACCGCGGCGCCCCGCTGCAGTTCATCCTGGGCATCGGCCAGGTCATCGCCGGCTGGGACAAGGGTGTCCAGGGCATGAAGGTCGGCGGCCGTCGCAAGCTGACGATCCCCGCCCACCTCGCGTACGGCGACCAGAGCCCGACCCCGGCCATCAAGCCGGGCGAGACGCTGATCTTCGTCTGTGACCTGATGGGTGTCTGATCCGGCAAGCCGTGATCGGTGAAGGGCCCCCGCCGTGAGGCGGGGGCCCTCGCTTTTGCCGGGGCCCGCCGGGGCGGTACGGTCAACGGTCACGGACGTGTGCGTCGTACGTGTCGGGCGCGGCGTACATGTATTGCGCGTCGGGCAACTTGTAAGCGGAGAAGGGCGGAAGGGCGTCGATGGCGATTGCCAAGGCCGAGCGGCTGATGAATCTGGCGCTGTGTCTGCTGGGGACCCGCCGGCCGCTGAGCAAGCGAGAGCTGCGCGGTTCCATCGAGGCGTACATGGAGGCCGGCAACGACGAGTCCTTCAACCGCATGTTCGAGCGGGACAAGGACGATCTGCGTGAACTCGGCCTGGTCATCGAGACGGTGGAGAACCTGGAGGGCGAGACGGGCTACCTCGCCCGCCGTGACAGCAACCGGCTGCCGCCCGTCTCCCTCGACGCCGAGGAGGCCGCCGCCCTCGGGCTCGCGGCCAAGGTCTGGCAGCAGGCCCGCCTCGCGGGTGCCGCCAGCGGCGCCCTGCAGAAGCTGCGCGCGGGCGGGATGCCGGAGGCGGGTGACCCGTACGAGGGCCAGCACAGCGCCATCGAGCCGCGCATCCCGGTCCACGAGGCGGCCTTCGAACCGCTGATGCTGGCCTGCCGCGATCGCCGGCCGGTGGTCTTCGACTACCGCAAGTCCACCGCCGCCCGCCCCGAGACCCGTCAGGTCGAACCGTGGGCGCTGGAGTGCTGGCGCGGCCACTGGTACCTGGCCGGCTACGACCGCGACCGCGGGGCGGAGCGGGTGTTCCGGCTCTCCCGGATCACCGGCAAGGTCAAGTCCCGGGCGGCCAAGTACACCGCCGAGGTCCCGGACGTGGTCACCGTGCGGGAGACCGTGGCCAGCTGGGCCGGGGAGGGCGCGGACCGCTCCGCGCTGATCCGGCTGCGGGCCGGCGCCGGGTACCCGCTGCGGGCCAAGGCCACC
The Streptomyces sp. NBC_01296 DNA segment above includes these coding regions:
- a CDS encoding FKBP-type peptidyl-prolyl cis-trans isomerase yields the protein MRRLAGLLVVPLLLLSTAACGDSGSDSAEMKNGAPAITKGAKFGETPTLSKGKGDPPKELKVVTVSEGTGPVLKKGDVAQVNYYGQVWDAKEPFDQSFGKGKPFEVTIGAGMVIKGWDQGLEGKKVGSRLELVIPPDLGYGDKGSGDKIKPNATLVFVVDIVKATSVPASATGKEVAQDNKDLPKVGTNTDGKEVSVTVPKDTTPPAKLVSNYVLEADGPAVKDTDSVIVKFNGKTWKDDKTFESTYATDQTVTWPMDQLSVKGLKDGLLGKKVGSRILLVIPPDQGFGDKEQGTIPANSTLVFSLDILAVM
- the pafA gene encoding Pup--protein ligase, with translation MDRRIFGLENEYGVTCTFRGQRRLSPDEVARYLFRRVVSWGRSSNVFLRNGARLYLDVGSHPEYATPECDNVTELVTHDKAGERILEGLLVDAERRLHEEGIAGDVYLFKNNTDSAGNSYGCHENYLVARHGEFSRLADILIPFLVTRQLICGAGKVLQTPRGAVYCVSQRAEHIWEGVSSATTRSRPIINTRDEPHADAERYRRLHVIVGDSNMSETTMLLKVGATDLVLRMIEAGTVMRDLTLENPIRAIREVSHDITGQRKVRLASGREASALEIQREYYDKAVDFAERRGIRTGTVDQVLELWGRTLDAIDAEDLDRIGTEIDWVMKHQLIERYRAKHGMTMSNPRVAQIDLAYHDIHRRRGLYYLLERKGQAARICNDLKIFEGKSVPPQTTRARLRGDFIRRAQEQRRDFTVDWVHLKLNDQAQRTVLCKDPFRSVDDRVEKLIAGM
- a CDS encoding helix-turn-helix transcriptional regulator translates to MAIAKAERLMNLALCLLGTRRPLSKRELRGSIEAYMEAGNDESFNRMFERDKDDLRELGLVIETVENLEGETGYLARRDSNRLPPVSLDAEEAAALGLAAKVWQQARLAGAASGALQKLRAGGMPEAGDPYEGQHSAIEPRIPVHEAAFEPLMLACRDRRPVVFDYRKSTAARPETRQVEPWALECWRGHWYLAGYDRDRGAERVFRLSRITGKVKSRAAKYTAEVPDVVTVRETVASWAGEGADRSALIRLRAGAGYPLRAKATAVRERGDGWDELEIPYGHGLDAWLVEFGPDVVVVEPADLRADVVDRLRAVAKG
- a CDS encoding FKBP-type peptidyl-prolyl cis-trans isomerase, whose protein sequence is MSNQLEKPEIDFPEGPVPADLVIEDIWEGDGAEATAGNKVSVHYVGVAFSTGEEFDASWNRGAPLQFILGIGQVIAGWDKGVQGMKVGGRRKLTIPAHLAYGDQSPTPAIKPGETLIFVCDLMGV
- a CDS encoding MFS transporter, which encodes MAAGYAELLRTRHAARLLAGTLVGRLPNATAAIAIVLFTRAEGGSYSLAGALAAVYGVANAVGQPLLGRAVDLFGQPRVQLPAAVLSALGMAWLAFAGTGSAAAAYGAVVVGGFFAPPLEGGLRALWPSVLGGKEERVHAAYAMDAVAQEIMYTVGPLLVTLCVSLWDPAGALLVIHALGVLGALSVVVCEPSRTWRSEPREAHWLGALRSPGLRALLGAFFFVGMALGSITVAGLAYADGHGGQSVYGWLMAALGLGALAGGVLYGARQWAGAPERRLRLIVALLAVCYLPLVLVPGPVAMTALSALAGVFLAPALACAFIVVDRHAPAGTVTEAFSWLVTFFGVGAAIGTAAAGPAVELGGTASGFGVACVAGASALLVLTLTQRVMAAPGRTRTVAGSPSGSAADADAGPGADAGERAGGGGAEGRVDGPVERLVDN